One genomic region from Antedon mediterranea chromosome 3, ecAntMedi1.1, whole genome shotgun sequence encodes:
- the LOC140045389 gene encoding complement C1q-like protein 2, with amino-acid sequence MYLGFYMFFTIATIQISITYAQTDTAACNSCCTAGVPGIPGHHGNPGVSGPQGMNGAKGEQGMKGEHGMNGEQGMKGEQGMKGDKGSNGLDGIPGKLGPTGPQGLIGLPGSKGVKGEKGEQASQQKSAFSVVFTSDPGRHAVSPMKYDTIITNVGDDYNNETGKFVCAIPGVYVFQVNSMKINGRSNVLTKIMKNGNSQVSAWTSADGYNSASTMVVLDLVSGDQVWTQPQDLSTNNYKSNANGYCSFSGFLLYAA; translated from the coding sequence ATTTTACATGTTCTTCACAATTGCTACTATACAAATTAGTATCACCTATGCTCAAACTGATACAGCAGCTTGTAATAGCTGTTGTACAGCTGGGGTTCCTGGCATTCCAGGACATCATGGTAATCCAGGTGTGTCAGGGCCACAAGGAATGAATGGAGCgaaaggagaacaaggaatgaaaGGAGAGCACGGAATgaatggagaacaaggaatgaaaggagaacaaggaatgaaaGGAGATAAAGGAAGCAATGGCTTAGATGGGATTCCTGGTAAATTAGGACCAACTGGACCTCAAGGTCTTATTGGACTACCAGGTTCAAAGGGTGTAAAGGGAGAAAAGGGTGAACAAGCTAGTCAGCAGAAATCTGCCTTTTCAGTAGTTTTTACATCAGACCCAGGTCGTCATGCCGTTAGCCCAATGAAGTACGACACAATAATTACAAATGTGGGAGATGACTACAACAACGAAACCGGCAAGTTCGTCTGTGCAATTCCAGGTGTTTATGTATTCCAGGTAAATTCAATGAAAATAAATGGTAGAAGTAATGTtctaacaaaaataatgaaaaatggGAATTCTCAAGTATCTGCATGGACGAGTGCTGATGGGTACAATTCTGCAAGCACAATGGTGGTACTTGATCTGGTATCAGGTGATCAAGTATGGACTCAGCCACAAGATTTAAGCACTAACAATTACAAGAGCAATGCCAATGGATATTGCTCTTTCTCAGGTTTCTTACTTTATGCAGCATAA